Proteins from one Homalodisca vitripennis isolate AUS2020 chromosome 3, UT_GWSS_2.1, whole genome shotgun sequence genomic window:
- the LOC124358174 gene encoding uncharacterized protein LOC124358174, with protein sequence MQVIAKEVILFGQIFGGLPLKYKNDSSGGKEITFSFTVCVWGWVVIILQTCLSQITLYIDYHGRQYGDPIRMTSYTAIFAVMLDVISLNIMALVVFMMSFRHYKKFIEICYLLGKVDLYFGQKCESGEKPKVFAIVAYMITLCVTNVVQESFLESEGRNTFVYYIPVLTLYFVAASLFIQFTTVTQNIVTRLRLVNETIKKVVINKSFGQLLKNHDLTNIVAIQDDTSCVTKLRELMDLYWLLCDAVKHANVFYGNQLLAAVFSAFVHIIITLYYLFLHLRPGQASFLVMQGVWAITHISHLVLLVRPSTDVTDAANETAPMICRLLNRDLSKNIRKQIASSVTTYLVILIQFQSNPASVTLFDRVNRITQ encoded by the exons ATGCAAGTTATAGCAAAGGAAGTAATTCTGTTCGGCCAGATCTTTGGAGGCTTGCCTCTGAAGTACAAAAATGACTCTAGTGGTGGGAAAGAAATCACATTCTCTTTCACAGTGTGTGTGTGGGGTTGGGTTGTCATTATATTGCAGACCTGTCTGTCTCAGATAACACTCTACATAGACTACCACGGGAGACAATATGGAGATCCGATCCGCATGACGAGCTACACTGCAATATTTGCTGTCATGTTAGACGTCATATCTCTCAACATCATGGCTCTAGTCGTGTTCATGATGTCTTTCAGGCATTACAAGAAATTTATCGAGATATGTTATCTTTTGGGTAAAGTAGATCTGTATTTCGGTCAAAAATGTGAAAGCGGTGAAAAACCTAAAGTGTTTGCAATTGTCGCCTACATGATTACTCTGTGTGTGACCAATGTGGTGCAGGAGTCCTTCTTGGAATCCGAAGGACGTAACACGTTCGTGTATTATATCCCGGTGTTGACTCTGTACTTTGTCGCAGCATCCTTGTTCATCCAGTTCACTACCGTGACTCAGAACATAGTCACACGATTAAGACTGGTCAACGAAACCATCAAAAAGGTAGTGATTAATAAGAGTTTCGGTCAACTTTTGAAGAACCACGATTTAACCAATATTGTGGCCATCCAAG ATGATACTTCCTGTGTCACCAAGTTGAGGGAACTGATGGATTTGTACTGGTTGTTGTGTGACGCAGTAAAACACGCCAATGTGTTCTACGGTAACCAGCTGTTGGCTGCAGTGTTCTCTGCCTTTGTCCACATCATTATCACCCTCTACTATCTGTTCCTTCACTTGCGGCCGGGGCAGGCATCATTCCTGGTGATGCAAGGGGTCTGGGCCATCACCCACATCTCCCACCTGGTTCTACTGGTGCGACCCAGCACTGACGTCACTGATGCT gCAAACGAGACAGCGCCCATGATATGCCGACTGTTGAATAGGGATTTGAGTAAGAATATCAGGAAACag ATTGCAAGTTCGGTGACTACCTACCTGGTGATCCTTATACAGTTCCAGTCTAATCCAGCATCTGTTACACTCTTCGACAGAGTCAATCGTATTACCCAATAG